The stretch of DNA TCAGGGCCCTTAATTGCATGTTATTGTCATTTACATACAAGAACAAATGAATACATATCTCTCTCTATTTACACTATATCAGTCAATAAATTTCAATGAGATCAGACTATATCTCCAAGATTGAAGCTGTTCTCTGATGTGGATGTGGAGATGGTGATTATACCATCACAGTCAGAAACACTATCTTGCAAGCTCATGAGTAAGTAAGAGTGAGAAGTACTGAAACCTGTGGTAGGCTTGGTTCTTGGAACAATAGGCACTTCAGCTTCCCCCACCAGCATCTGAACCACACCCCTCATAGTTGGTCTAGCCAATGGATCAGGGTGAGAACAAGCTAGCCCAACCAAGAGCACCCTTCTCATCTCACCCTCATCAAACTCTCCCTCAAGCCTTGCATCAGCCGCCATTTGCAACCTTCCTTCCCGGTGCAAACTCCATACCCATTCCACCAAATTGCAGCTAATTCCACCCTTACCACCTCCATTCCCATCTTTCTCTATCGGTCTTCTCCCACTGGCCACCTCAAGAACCACTGCACCATAGCTGAACACATCAGTTTTCTCTGTAGCCTTTCCTGTGAGGAGATACTCCGGTGCCAGGTACCCCATTGTTCCGGCAGCCACCGTGGCATCCGGCGACTTATCATGCTCCGTTTGCCTCGCCAAACCAAAATCTCCCAACCTTGCGTTGAACCCTTCATCCAACATTATATTACTAGTCTTGATGTCCCTGTGAATCACCTGATTCTCACACTCTTGATGCAAGTAGGCCAAGGCAGAGGCCACGCCCAACAGAATCTTACGCCGGTGAGACCAGGGAAGAGGTGTCCTTGCCTCGAACAAAGCCTTGTCCAAACTCCCGTTCGGCATCAAGTCATACACCAGCAGAATCTCCCCCTTTTCGTGGCACCACCCTTGAAGCCGAACCAGATTCCGATGCCTCAGGCTCCCAATGATAGACAACTCCGACAAAAACTCATTCTTCCCCTGACTGCTATGGCTGCACCTCTTCACCGCAACAGTGTCCCCGTTTTCAGGCAAAACCCCCTTATACACAGTCCCAAACGCGCCATGACCAATGATCCTATTCGCATTGAAACACTTTGTAGCAGACTTCAGCTCCTTGTAGGTAAACTGCTTCGGCATTTTAATGATCTCCGAACCAAGCGAATCGAACTTGTTAACACGCTTAACCTTCTTAGAGTAAAACCAAATCAATGCACCGGCAAAAATAGCCAAAACAAACGCCCCGGCAGTGACAACACCGGCAACCGCTCCTAAATTCTGCTTACACAACCCATTGTGGCAAGACGATCTGCTTTTGCTCTCTTTCTG from Vigna unguiculata cultivar IT97K-499-35 chromosome 8, ASM411807v1, whole genome shotgun sequence encodes:
- the LOC114193567 gene encoding L-type lectin-domain containing receptor kinase VIII.1 codes for the protein MSHLSTLFIFAFFNFVAAATEFDFGTLTLGSLKLLGDAHFNNGTVSLTRDLAVPTSSAGRALYSRPVRFRLPGNRSPASFTTFFSFSIANLNPSSIGGGLAFVLAPDDETIGDAGGFLGLSAAAAAAIRGGGGFIAVEFDTLMDVEFKDINGNHVGVDLNSVVSSEVGDLESVGIDLKSGDLINAWIEFDGSSRGLSVWVSYSNLKPKDPVLSTSLDVDKYLSDFMYVGFSGSTQGSTEIHRIEWWSFGSSFDAAAGAAPPPPPAVSLMNPTANVVKSAPPSPAPSNSEQKESKSRSSCHNGLCKQNLGAVAGVVTAGAFVLAIFAGALIWFYSKKVKRVNKFDSLGSEIIKMPKQFTYKELKSATKCFNANRIIGHGAFGTVYKGVLPENGDTVAVKRCSHSSQGKNEFLSELSIIGSLRHRNLVRLQGWCHEKGEILLVYDLMPNGSLDKALFEARTPLPWSHRRKILLGVASALAYLHQECENQVIHRDIKTSNIMLDEGFNARLGDFGLARQTEHDKSPDATVAAGTMGYLAPEYLLTGKATEKTDVFSYGAVVLEVASGRRPIEKDGNGGGKGGISCNLVEWVWSLHREGRLQMAADARLEGEFDEGEMRRVLLVGLACSHPDPLARPTMRGVVQMLVGEAEVPIVPRTKPTTGFSTSHSYLLMSLQDSVSDCDGIITISTSTSENSFNLGDIV